The window GCCGGCTTCGGGCAGCGCCGGCCTGCAGCACTACCTGGCGGAGCTCGACGCATTCCAGAAAAGCCATCCCGGCAGCATCATTGCGCTCGAGGGGCTCAACGAAGCCAACATCCAGCACTTCAGTTACAACGGCAGCTCATCGATTGCCGCAGCGGCCGAATATCAAAAGCTGTTCTATTCGGCGATCAAGGGCGATGCGAACCTGGTCGGCGTGTCGGTCTACAATCTCACCCTCGGCCACAACAATCCGTCCGCCTACTCCCAGCTCGGCGACCTGTCGAGCTACTCCGACTATGCCAACGCGCATTCCTATCTGAATACGAGCACCACCACCGACACCGCGTTGGGATCGACCATCAACACGGCGAGCGGAGGCGCTGCGGGAAAGCCGATCGTCATCACCGAGACCGGCTATACGACACAGGACAACACGCCGCTGATCGGGGCCAGTGAAAGCGTTCAGGCCAAATCGATCCTCAACACCCTGGTCGATGCCTACAAGGCAGGCGTCAGCAAGACCTATCTTTATGAATTGCTGGATCGTGACTCGAGCAGCAGCAATACAAATCCCGAGGCGAATTTCGGGCTGTTCAATTCCGACGGGACGCCAAAGCTGGCTGCAACCGCCATCCACAACCTGACGACCATCCTCGCCGACGATGGAACCGGCGGCCATCAGCCGACAGGATCGCTGAGCTACTCGCTCGACAACATGCCGACCACCGGCGAAAGCATGGTGCTGGGCAAAAGCAACGGCGCGTACGAAATCGTGGTCTGGGCAGAGCCCCGTATCTGGGACGACGCAACCGATACCGAGATCAGCAACCCCGCGCAGACTGTCACGGTTCATCTCGGCAGCGTGCATCATTCGGTCAAAGTGTACGACCCGATGAGCGGCACCACCCCGATCGCCGTCTACACCGACGTCAAGGATATTCAGATTTCGGTCAGCGACCATCCGATGATCATCGAGATCGATGCACCGGAGACCACGACTCCGCCGCCGGAACCCGCCGATGTGAGCGGCACCGCCGCCAGCATCGTGCTGCAGCTCGGGACGCTCAACACCTCCGATACGCTCAAGACAATCACCCTCACCGACACGCCTACCCTTCCGGTCGCGTCGGACTCGACGATGAAGTACATCATCTCGCACTACAGCAAGGCGCTTGCGGCGATCCAGGGCGGCTATTCGTTCGCCATCACGGTCTCGGACGACACCTGGACCAATACGCGAACCTTCGATTCCACCGGCGTGCTGCAGTCGACAACCAACATCGCCTATACCGGCGGCGTCATCATCAGCAAGGTAACGGTTTACGCGGATCACTCCACCGACAGCGTGATGTATTCAGCGGGTGTCATTGCCCAGGAAGTGATCGTCAAGGCAGACGGCACGAAAGAAACCAAGGCTTTCGATGCCGGCGGCCATCTGACGACCGACACCATCAAGCACACTGACGGTTCGTCATCGACCACCCTGTATTCCGCCGGCGTCAAAACCAAGATGTATGTCGCCAACGCCGACGGCTCGCACGACACCTACGCCTACAACATCCAGGGAAAAACCTACACCACCGAGGTGCAGCATGCGGACGCGACCGGCAAGGTCGTCGCTGTTACGCGGACCCATGCCGACGGCTCACTCGATTACACCCAGGTGATCAACTCCAACGGTACCAAGATCACGACGCTTTACGATTCCGTCGGCCGAAAAACCGCCGTCATTACCGCGAGCGCAACCGCCACGACAACGGATCAGTACGACACCTCCGGAACGCTGACCAAGGAGATCATCCACAACGCCAATGGCAATGTGACGACCGCGGTGTATACCGCCGGCACGCTGTCTGCATTCTACATCGCCAATGGTGATGGCTCGACCGAAACCCGGCTCTACGATGCCAGCGGCAACCTCAAGACGGATGCCATCCAGGACACCGATGGCTCGTCCTCGACCACGCTGTATTCCGCCGGCGTCAAGACCAAGATGTATGTCACGAATGCCGACAGGACCCACGACACCTATAGCTATAATATCCAGGGCCAGAGCTACACGACCGAGAAGCAACATACGGACGCAACCGGCAAGGTCATTTCGGTGACGCGGACCCACGCCGACGGCTCGCTCGACTACACCCAGGTCATCAAGGACGACGGCAGCAAGGTCACGACGCATTACGACGCCACCGGCCACAAGACCACGGCGATCACGATCACCGCGGTCGCCACCACGACAGACAGCTACGATGCCTCTGGAAGACTGACCAAGGAGATCGTTCAGAAGGCCGACGGCACTGTCACGACGGCGGTCTATACAGGCACTATCTTGTCGGCGTTCTATACCACCAATCCAGATGGCTCGACTGAGACCCGGCTCTATGACAGCACCGGCAGCCTCGCCAGCGACGCCGTCCAGCACACCAACGGCTCGTCAACGACCACGCTGTATTCCGCCGGCGTCAAGACCAAGATGTACGTCAACAATGCCGACGGCACCCACGACACCTATGCCTACAACATCAAGGGCCAGAGCTATACCACCGAGCTGCAACATACGGATGCGAGCGGCAAAGTCATTGCGGTGACCCGAACCCATCCCGACGGGACGCTGGACTATACCCAGGTCGTGACCGCCGAGGGCACCAAGGTCACCACGCATTACGACGGGTCGGGACGCAAGATGACCGTCGTTGCCGCCAATGCGGCGGCCACCACAACCGACAGCTATGACACGTCGGGGCACCTGACAAAGGAAGTTGTTCAAAAAGCCAACGGCACCGTCACAACGGCTATCTATACAGGCACGGTGTTGTCAGCATTCTATATCGCCAACCCGGATGGATCGACCGAGACCAAGCTTTACGATGCGGGTGGCCATCTCACCAGCGACGCCATCCAGCATACCGACGGATCGTCATCGACCACGACGTACGCCGACGGCATCAAGACCAAGATGTACGTCAACAATGCCGACGGCACGCACGATACCTACGCCTATAATATCCAGGGCCAGAGCTACACCACCGAGGTGCAGCACGCAGATGCCAGCGGCAAGGTCACCTCGGTGATCCGGAGTCATGCCGACGGCTCACTGGATTACACCCAGGTGATCCAGGGCGACGGCACCAAGGTGACCGACCTCTATGATGCAGCCGGCCACAAGACCAGCGAAATCATGCTGCATACGGATGGCTCGAGCAATACCGCGTCCTACAACACGTCGGGCGCCCTGCTGCAGTCCGTCGCCAAAACGACTGATGGCGACACCACGACCACCCACTATGCGAGTGGCGTCAAGACATCGATCAACATCGCCCATGCCGATGGATCGACCGAAAGCCAGTTGTTTGATTCCGCTGGCCATCTCACCAGCGATGCCATTCAGAACACCGACGGCTCATCATCGACGACGCTGTATACCGCCGGCGTCAAGACCAAGATGTACGTCGACAACGCCGACGGCACGCACGACACCTATGCCTACAATATCCAGGGGCAGAGCTACACCACCGAGCATCAGCATGCCGATGCATCCGGCAAGATCACCGCAGTGACACGGGCCCATGCCGACGGCTCGCTCGATTACAGCCAAGTGATTCAAACCGACGGCACCAAGATCACCGACAACTACGACAGCGCCGGCACCAAGACCCAGGAGATCGTCTCCCATCCGTCGGGTGCGACGGATGTCTACAAATACGCCATCGCCGGGTCACCCGGCGCAATCCAGCACGAGGTCTACAATACAGCCGGGAATCTGACGCTGATCGACTTGCTGAACAGCAACGGGACGCACAAGGTGACGGCGGTGACGGCCGGCCTGACGATCTCCGGCGGCAACGGCAACGACCTTTTCGCCTCGGCGGGATCCACGACCATCACCTACGATCACGGCAACGACCAGATCAACAACTTCCGGGCGGGAGATGCCAGTAATCACGACACGATCCGGATCGCGCAGTCGCTGGTGGCCGACTACAACCATCTGCAGCTCGAACAGGTGGGATCGGATGCTCTGGTGCATATCTCATCGACCGATTCGATCCTGCTGAAGAACATCAACGTGCACAATCTGGATCACAGCAACTTCCTGTTTGCCTGATCGATGCGAGGACGTTGAATCCGGCATAACCGATGGCGCGACCGCCCTCGACGGGCGTGCCTTGACGCGTGGATCTTACGAGGCGCGGAGCACCCGCCCCGGAACACCCGCCACTACTGCCTGGGGCGGCACCTCACGATTGACCACGGAATTGGCGGCAACTGTCGCGCCCTGCCCGATCGTGATCGGGCCGATGATGACCCCGCCGGCATACACCGTGACGTTGTCCTCAAGCTGCGGATAGCCGGGCCTTTGCGCGGTATGCCGGCCCAGGGTCACGTTCTGGTACAGCGTCACCGAGCGGCCGAGCCGGACGCCATCGCCAACCACAATGCCTGTCGGATGCGGGAGAATGAGGCCCGGCCCGATCTCGGCAAGCAGCGAAATGTAGCAACCGCGCTGCATCAGGCAGCAGCGCAGGATGAGCCAGGAGATTGCCCGTCCGGGGCGTCCGCTCGACCGCAGCCATTTGGCCAGGCGCCACCATGTGATCACGACAAAACCGGGGCATGTGATCCAGGCAACCAATGCGGCCTTGAGCCCCGAACTGCCGGTGTTTGCGATCAGATCTTCACGCCATTGCATCGACTGGTTCCGTCCTCAGCACTGTTCCAATGTCGCTCATCACGAAGCCGATGCCGCTTCCAGGGGCTGTCCTTCGGGCAGCGGCCGGCGCAACAGCGACTTCAGGCTGCCACGGATCTGGTGCCTGAAGAGGACATAACACCCCAGCACCACGAGGATGTAGACCCCCGTCGCGAGCAGCCAATTTACCAGCGTGGTCACCTGGCCCAAGGTGACCGCCAGGACGGCTGCCATACCTGCAAGGGTTGCGATCGAAGCCGGCAGCAGCGATTTGAGGATGGATCCGTAAGGCAGCCCGGTACTGCGCGCTCCGATCATCACCATCGCGATGCAGACGATGATTGCAGTGATCACATATATAACCGCGACCGCCTTGAGACCGAACGGAAGCGCCACCACAAAGGACAGGATCATGGCAACGCTGTTCGCACTGCTGACCCAGAACTGCAGGCGGGCCTTGCCGCGCGCCAGCAGAATTGGGCCGCTATAGGCAGCAATCGATTGTGCGGCGCCCGCCGGTGCCAGCACCGCGATCAGCGGCAAAACCTCGCGCCAATGCGGCGAGAGGAAGGCCGTGACCGGATAAGTCAATCCGAAGGTCAGATAGATCATGGCCGGAAATGTCACCATCGCCGTCATGCCGAGCACCGCGCAGATGGCGGTGTTTTGCTCGGCGCGAAACTCATCGCCGGCCATCCGGCTCAGCGTCGCCATCAGCACGCCGCCGCCGGGCCAGGAGAAGATCATCAACGGGAGAATCATGAACTGATACGCCAGTCCATAGAGACCGACCGCCGCGGCTCCCAGTTTTGCACCGATCAGCAGGTTGCCGACATTGCGCGCGGCAAAATTGAGGATGTTGGTGGCCAGAACCCAGCCGCCGAACGTGAGGATCGATGATACGCGGCGCCAGCCGAAGTTCGGGCGGATCTCGCGGCGCGTGATGACTGCAAAGGCGACCGCGCGAATGACCTGGACCAGAACGTAATAGGAAATCAAGGCCCAGATCCCCCAGCCGCCCACCGCACCGCCAACGCAGACAATAGCGCAGATCACGGCGGCGGCGGTCTCCACGGCGGCGACCGTCTGATAACGCAGCTTGCGCTCGAGGACCGCCCGCGGCCCGAGTGCTGCGATCGACAGCACGACCGAGACGGACAGCGCGGCCAGCACCGTCGACAGGCCCTGCATCCTCACCGCGCCGGCCAGCGGACTGGCCATCCCGGCGAGCAAAGCCGCACAGGCGACGCCGATCAGGAGCATCAACGTGACTGCGGCCCCCGCCTCGTCCGGCGTGAGCGTCTTCCGCTGCACCATTGCGCTCGACAGGCCCATATCAGTGAGCAGCGCTATGAACGCGACAAACGGCAGGGAGAACGCGACCAGGCCGAATTCCGCCGGGCTGACGAAATAGGTCATCAGCAGCGTCATCAGGAATTGCAACACCGACTTGACGATGTTGACGCCGGACATGGAAAGCAGATTCTTCAGGATCATGATGTCATCCGCTGGTCACTTGCAGTCCGGCATTGGCAGAACGCGCTCGCAAGCGCCTCTGATGAAAATCAGGCGTGATGCCCCACCCCGCCGATCGGTCGGAAAAACGCATGCCGGAAGGTATTGTCCAGCAGGCGCCGCAGCCGCACCTCGATCAGCTCGTAACTCACGGCACCGGCGAAGAGTGCTGCGGCAAGTCCGAGCACAGCGAAGGCCCCCCACAGCAACCAGAGGTCCATTCCTCGCGCTGCGAACTTCACGCCCATCACCTGCAGGGGGAAAAGGGCGAAAGGATGCACAAGATACAGGCTGTAGCTGATCTTACCGAGGTATTGCAGCACAGGCGCGCTCAACGCCCTCGCCACGCCGGACTCCGGCGCGAGCACCATTGCGAACAGCAGAAAACCCGGTATCAGGCCAACGAATGGATGGATGTATTCAAGACAGGCATACATCGCGATCCCGCAGACCACGCCAGCGAGCACTCCTCCCCAGCCGCCGAGCCGAATGCGGAAACTGATGCCGCTGAACAGCATGCCCACGGCGAAATAGGCCGCAATCGGCCAGGTGAAAACAGCGATCAGCCCCACTACCAGCAGCAGAGCCCCCAGCATCCATTTCCGCAGTTGAGCGATAACAACGAAGGTGGCGGCAAACCAGATGTAGAAGGCCCACTCATAAGTCAGTGTCCAGGCGTTCTGCTGACCGGCCGGAAGACCGAACATATCAGGCACAAAGAACAGGTTGGCGAGGAACACCTCGATGTAGGACAGGATGGTGATGTCCTTGAAGAACTTGTAGCCGACCAGCGGGCCGACGGTGAACAGGACCAGATGCAGGACCACAAACACCGGCAGAATACGCAACGCCCGATCATAGAAGAACTTCGACACCGAGGCGTGGCGAACCAGACTGGCCGGGATCAGGAAACCGCTGATCATGAAGAACAGCTCGACCCCACGCCCTCCCATATTGATGGTGCCGTGGAACCAGGACGGGAGGCCGGGCAGAAAGCCGGCAAGAAGCGGCATGTCATAGAGGTGGACCACCAGCACGCTCATGGCGGCAAGCCCACGCAGGCCCTGCACCGCCGGCACAAACCCCTGATGACTGGTCATGGACACGCACGCCTCCAACAGCACAACGGCAACAGCCGAACAAATGATTCACGTATAAGGAGCATCGCCGCTTGGCTGCTCGCGTCCAGCAACGGGGGCGAACGCCCGCTCACGCCGGCCGCGGCGCCAGCGTGACGGCATCGCTCGGGACCAGCGCGGTACTGCTCCCGGCCGAGTCGTCGGCGAGCTTGCCGCGAAACACCTCGCTGAACGCAAAGCCCAGCATCAGCAAACCACTAGCAGGGCCATAGGCAAGCACCGTCACCGCGAACAAATTCATCACCACGGCGGCGGTCAATTTGTAGATGTCGGTCGTCTTCGCCACAGCATAGACTACGCACACCATGAACGCGACGAAGATGGGCCCAAACATCAGATACGTGCCGATGTAGAAATTATCGACCGGAACGTAATAACTCACGCTGTTGGAAAACAGCTGCTGCGGATAGTTGAAACAGCCGAGGCCACAGCCCGTCAGGTATCCCAATGGCATCAGCTGGCCCATATAGACGAACGGCAGCTGCCAGCTGTTGTTGATGCGATCCTGCATGCTGTAGAGCGCCGGATACGATCTGTGCAGATCGATACCCGAGAACAGGATCATCAGGATGATCGGAATCAGGATGGTCAGGAACGAAAGGCAAGCCATGCGACGCAGCATGGGAAATTTGTGACGCTCCGGCAGCAGCCGGATGATGATCAGGCACACCAGATAGATCGCGATCAATCCGATGGTGGTTTTGCTGGTCGTCAGCTTGATCGCATAGATGCCGAGCGGCGCCCAGAACAGGCACCAGCCGAGGCTGCGACGAATCGAGGTCAGCACGAACGTGATGAAAACAAAGAACGCGGCCATGGTGCTGTCGGCGGCAAAGCCGGCCAGCCGCGGATTGGCGTCGGTCCACCATAGCTTCCCCGCTTCCCGGGTGGCGCCGAACGATTCATAGGCAAAACCAACCCATGGCAAACGCATGTGCGCTGAAGCGATGATGCCCAGGATCGTGACATAGAAAATGATATGAATTGATGCGAGCAGCTTCTTGTAGGAACCCGTATCGCGCGCGCAGAAGCAGAATCCGACGAACACCGGCGCGATCATCTTGAGCGACGACGCCATTCCCGCTACGCGGCCGAGGAAAATGTAACCGATATAGAGCGCGAATGCCATGTACAGGATGGTGAGGATTGCAATCAGGCTTTTGCCTTGGATGACATAACGCTGCACAAACGCGAGGATGCAGACCATCGCCAGCAGATCTGGGATGAACCACAGCCCGTCCAGCTTGGTGATGCTGAAATAGTAACGCAGCGCGCCGGCGAAGGCGTCGCGATAGAAATACAGGAACAGCGCGAAGGCTTCGAGATTCCACAGCGAGAATATCGATAGGCCGGGCTCGCGCGGCTGCGCCCCGACAAAATCGGAGCCGATTGGACTGGCGTGAATAACAGCCGTCATTGGCTGATCGCCCCTCCGTGAGCGGATGCGAGCTTCTCCGCCGGCGCGCGATTGAAGAACCTCAGGACAGCTTTCGAACCGGGAATCTCGACATGCAGATAGGTCAGGTTGGACACCACGAACACCGCCGCGAGGAAAACCAGCAGCAATCCTGTCCCCGCCAATCCCGGCGCGAGGCCATCAATCCCCTGGAGTTTCTTGGTCCCAACGGCGCGCACGAAATACTCGAACAGCATGAGCACCAGCGAATGCACCATGTAGATCGAGTACGACCGCTTGCCGAGCCAGACCAGCGGCCGGATGGACAGAATGTTCGGCAGCACACGATTGGGGAATGCCATGAGCGAACCGAGCAGCGCGGCAAAAATGAACGGAGCGACAAAGCTGATCTGAGGCATCATCGCAACCAGGCTCATCACCACGATCGCCGCGGCAACGCTGCCAAACTGAACAATCGTCTGGATGGCCGGACTCACCTGCTCCGGCAGCGAAGCGACGATGCGGACAGTCAGCACGCCCAGGAAGAAGCTGAAGACACAGCGGACAATTCCGAAAGCATAGTGGAAATCGATGCTGGTCCGGCGCATCACAAAGACCATGATCAAGGCACTCGCCAGCATCAACAGCGCCGACAACACGTAGACGATGCGAACGTTCCGGCGCCACTGCGCAAACACCAGCACGACGCCGAAGATCAGGTAGGTGTAGAATTCCGCACTGATGCTCCAGCTCGGCGCATTCCAGCTGAGATAGTCAACGAAGCCGAGCGCATGAAGCAGAAAGACGTTGACGAAAAAGGAATAGACATTGTTGACCTGCATCTCGGCCGGCATGACCTGCAGGAGACCGAATGCGACCACACCCAGCTTCAGCAGCCGGAACATCAGCGCTGCGGCCAATGTGACAACGTGAAGCGGATAGATTCGCGCCAGCCGGCGCACCACAAAATCGCGGAATGAAAACGCTCCGAAATCGGATCGCGTGTAGTTCAGCGAAATGACGATGCCGCTCAGGACGAAAAAGAGATCAACGAAAAGCCAGGCGTTATGAAAGAAAGCAACGTCAATCCAGGCCTTGTTTGGAAAGATTGCAACGAATGCGGCCGAGATGACGAAATGATGAACCACGACGCACGACGCCGCCAGTCCGCGAACGCTGTCGAGCGGCAGATAGTGAGCTTTGTGACGATGGATCGATATGGAATTGATCGATGTGGACAAGACGAAGAACCCAACCTTTGCCGCAAAATTTTCTATATCGGTTCACGCGGGTTTTTCAACGTGGGACTTTCGCGTGGCGGATGTGTGTCAACGATCGAACTCAATCAATCGCGATATTGCCACCATGCTGCCTACACGCTGAGCTAACTTTGCCTTCAAGTCGAGCAATACAAGCCGCTCAAACAGACAGATCCTTCAAACGGACACGCTTTCAATTCCCGCAAATTCTCCTCATTGCAGACATGTGCACGTCATCTGTTGTGAGGTATGCGGAGCGGAATGCTGCTCATCGAGTGATCACGGCGCACAGTAAATGTGGATTGAGTTGAGAGTGCGGCCATGCCTACAGTCGACGAGGAAGACAGGAGTCACTTGATGAAGCGAGTTGCAGCAACCGCTATAAACTCGATCAAGGATTGGTTTTCCGGACCCAGCGCCAAGGACGTCATGGATGCGCACAACGGCGCCGGTCCTGGCTTCGACCTGCTGCGAATCGGGCTGTCGCTGCTGGTGATTCTGCTGCATTCGTTTCACACCGCTTATGGCGTTCCTCAATCGCGCTTTCTTGCCACGGGATGGTCACATCCGATCTGGGCCGCCACCCTGCCGATCTTCTTCGGTTTGAGCGGCTTTCTGGTTTCCGGCAGCGCCCTGCGATCACACAGTTTGAAAGTCTTCCTGTCGTTCCGCGCGCTTCGTATCTTTCCGGCGCTGACGGTCGAGATCACCTTGTCCGCACTGATTCTCGGTCCCCTGCTGACTACACTGCCGATCTGGGACTACGTCAGCGACACGAGATTCCTCAAGTATTTCGGCAACATCATCGGCTGGATTCATTTCGAATTGCCAGGTGTGTACGAACACAATCCCTCCGCCGGCATCGTCAACCGCAGCCTCTGGACCCTGCATCCGGAACTGCTCTCCTATGTGCTGATGACCGCTCTGATGTTCTCCGGCATCGCTTACAGCCGATGGAAGACCACGCTGTTGTGGATTGGCGCCACAATTGTTCTCGCCACCTACAATCTGATGACCGGCAAATACGAGCTGACTGGCATCTATAATGGCGGCGTTCTGATTTATTACTTTCTCACCGGAATTTTGGCCTACCACTGGCGCCATGTCGTCGTGATCAACGCGCGGTTATTCGTCATCGCGCTGGTGGGTGCCTACATTTTGACCGAACTGCCGCAGACGACGTTTCTGGTGCTGCCGCTCGTGAACGTCTACATCATGGTCTACATCGGCATGATGAAGCTTCCGCATGTGAAGTTCCTGCAAAGCGGGGACTATTCCTACGGTCTCTATCTCTACGCATTCCCGATCCAGCAGGCGATTGTGCAGTTTCTTCCGGACCATCGAAACTGGTGGACCGTGTTCGTGCTTGCGGTTGTCATCACCTACGGCGTGGCGGCTCTCTCCTGGCATCTGATTGAAAAACCGGCACTGCGGCTCAAAAAATGGGTGCAGAATGCACCTCGACCGATTCCAAGCACCACCGAGCCGTCTCGCGCGTAACGGCACGAGCCATGATCCGCATCGCTCCAACATCGCGGCAAGGGAACAACAAAACCGCCCTTGTTTTTCATTCGGATGCCCTTGGGAACCGCTTTATTGCACCGCACAAAGATTTGACATACTCTAGTACTAGCTTCGTGACCGATTTCCTTCGCCACACAGACAACCTGCAACTTGAGGTGGACGGCGTCTCGATGGTCACGCTCCGAAAATGTCTGGCGAACCGCGCGACGATTGCGGCATTCCTGCTCGTCGCGATCGGAACTGGTGCCGGCCACGCGCAATGCGTGCCGTTCAGCGAGCGCATACCGCTGGCCGAGCGCGAGATGTTTTCCACAGAGCCGACCTCGCTGTTGCAGGCCGTCCGCAATGACAACGACAAACTCGAGACCCGAGTGACTGGCTATCTGGCGACCGACCCGACGCTGTTACCTGCGGTCCGCAAGCTGGTTGCCGACGCACCTTCGGCCAATCGGCGTGCGATCGGCGCGGGCCTGCGCCGTGCTGTGTTGCTGTGTACAGCCATACAGCCGCAGTCTGCGCGCAAGATCATCGATTTCGTGCGCGATCTCGGCGACAAGACCGTGTTGGCTGGTTACGTCTCCGTAAGCGAGGAGCTCGATTCGCCATCTACAGGTCCCCAGATCACACGCCCTGCGGCACCACCGGTCAAAGCCACCACCAGCAGCAGACTGTTTTCCGGGGAGTTCAACACCGAACTTGCCGATCCTTTTGCCAGCATGCCCCTGCCGCAATAATCATCATCGGACACACTGAATTCACCCATGTACCAACCCCGAGTCGAATTTCCGTCACCGCAGAAACAGGGCCTCGTGATCGGCACCACGGTGCTGAGCGTCGATCGCATTCTGGATATCCTGCGCCGGCAATGGCCGTTGATCGCTTCCATCGCGGGCGGCGCGCTGCTGCTTGTGGTCGTCTACCTGCTGCTGGCCTCACCGATGTATACGGCGTCCTCGCGCATCCTGATGGATACGCGCCAGACCCAGGTGGTGGATAAGGACAGCGGCATCCCGAACACCCTCATCGATCCCGGCTTCGTCGATAGCCAGGTCGAGATCCTGACGTCGGATGACCTGATCCTCTCGGTGGTTCGCAAGCTCAAGCTCACCCAGGACCCGGAGTTCATCGGCTTCAATACTGGCCTCATGCCGTTCATCA is drawn from Bradyrhizobium prioriisuperbiae and contains these coding sequences:
- a CDS encoding acyltransferase — translated: MKRVAATAINSIKDWFSGPSAKDVMDAHNGAGPGFDLLRIGLSLLVILLHSFHTAYGVPQSRFLATGWSHPIWAATLPIFFGLSGFLVSGSALRSHSLKVFLSFRALRIFPALTVEITLSALILGPLLTTLPIWDYVSDTRFLKYFGNIIGWIHFELPGVYEHNPSAGIVNRSLWTLHPELLSYVLMTALMFSGIAYSRWKTTLLWIGATIVLATYNLMTGKYELTGIYNGGVLIYYFLTGILAYHWRHVVVINARLFVIALVGAYILTELPQTTFLVLPLVNVYIMVYIGMMKLPHVKFLQSGDYSYGLYLYAFPIQQAIVQFLPDHRNWWTVFVLAVVITYGVAALSWHLIEKPALRLKKWVQNAPRPIPSTTEPSRA